A window of the Acidovorax sp. YS12 genome harbors these coding sequences:
- a CDS encoding gamma-glutamyl phosphate reductase: protein MNGVKYILGVETATTPLTDVLQSLRSVSVWQPFDCRAVNFVRRFSQKLLTAIGIREHPELAALGHWFRGANLQQLAQKYPTDTGDALVLGRGLAFHVAPGNVDSVFMYSWLLSLLAGNVNVVRVSQKASAAQAFLISVLAQTLTEEVGASIRGRIVLLTYPHDDLINRALSEVCQLRVVWGGDATVQKLRAIPLRPTAAEVCFPDRFSACAIEAGALLALDEPGLSQLAGRFYNDAFWFAQQACSSPRLVAWVGTSESIETARVRFWAALEQELARHHPENSEAMSMARVAASFEYAGAALARPDGDAGLTVGHPLRLQLEQPLDEAAKTIHCGNGLFLEMFLNQLEELAPQLSDKEQTLAVHGFTRDQLKAFALMLPARAVDHIALIGDALAFAPIWDGQDLITAFSRKLLMPSF from the coding sequence ATGAATGGCGTGAAATATATTTTGGGCGTGGAAACCGCCACGACCCCCCTGACCGACGTGCTCCAGTCTCTGCGTTCGGTGTCAGTCTGGCAGCCATTCGATTGCCGTGCAGTTAATTTCGTCAGGCGTTTTTCGCAAAAACTGCTCACCGCAATAGGGATCCGTGAGCATCCTGAGTTGGCTGCCCTTGGCCACTGGTTTCGTGGTGCCAACCTGCAGCAGTTGGCACAGAAATACCCGACCGACACTGGTGACGCGCTGGTGCTGGGCCGCGGCTTGGCATTTCATGTAGCACCTGGTAACGTAGATTCGGTATTCATGTATTCTTGGTTGCTGTCGTTGCTGGCTGGCAACGTGAATGTGGTGCGTGTATCGCAGAAGGCTAGCGCGGCACAAGCCTTCCTTATCTCTGTGTTGGCGCAGACGTTGACTGAGGAGGTTGGGGCATCCATTCGGGGCCGCATTGTGCTGCTGACTTACCCGCACGACGACCTGATTAACCGTGCATTGTCTGAGGTGTGCCAACTGCGTGTGGTGTGGGGCGGAGATGCCACAGTGCAAAAACTGCGCGCCATCCCGCTTCGGCCGACGGCTGCTGAAGTCTGCTTTCCGGATCGCTTCTCGGCTTGTGCTATCGAAGCTGGCGCCTTGTTGGCGCTTGATGAACCGGGATTATCGCAGTTGGCTGGGCGTTTTTACAATGATGCTTTCTGGTTTGCCCAGCAAGCATGTTCCTCACCGCGTTTGGTGGCGTGGGTTGGTACATCGGAATCAATCGAAACGGCGCGTGTGCGATTTTGGGCAGCTCTAGAGCAGGAACTGGCACGTCACCATCCTGAGAACTCCGAGGCCATGAGTATGGCTCGGGTCGCTGCCAGCTTCGAATACGCGGGTGCCGCCCTGGCGCGACCAGATGGCGACGCGGGTCTGACAGTGGGCCATCCACTAAGGTTGCAGCTGGAGCAGCCGCTGGATGAGGCTGCCAAAACCATCCACTGCGGCAACGGCCTGTTTTTGGAAATGTTCCTCAACCAACTGGAAGAACTGGCCCCCCAGCTAAGTGACAAGGAACAAACTCTCGCGGTACACGGCTTCACGCGTGATCAGTTAAAGGCCTTTGCCTTGATGCTGCCGGCGCGTGCGGTGGATCACATCGCCCTCATCGGTGACGCCTTGGCCTTCGCTCCGATTTGGGACGGCCAGGATCTAATCACAGCCTTCAGCCGTAAACTGCTAATGCCATCTTTCTGA
- a CDS encoding acyl-protein synthetase, which translates to MARPYGYSDEIKTPALLDTLNALTHWHMERCEPYANMVERLFPAGAHADTLSSVPYLPVRLFKTLELRSVQASEIIKTLTSSGTTGQAVSRIYLDRETSIRQTRVLTAIMSSFLGKKRWPMVIVDSADLLKDRRRFNARVAGILGFSTYGRDHCYCLNDVLELDVGALNAWLERYPDTPVLLFGFTFVVWQGLYQSALRQGVQIKFPAGSLLIHGGGWKRLLDQRVTNEEFKARLHQQFGIKHVYNYYGMVEQVGSIFMECEHGYLHSPSYAEVIMREPHTFQPLAAGQPGVIQVQSAIPLSYPGHSLLTEDVGILHGKDDCLCGRAGSYFTVSGRLPQVEMRGCSDTRVTA; encoded by the coding sequence ATGGCTCGGCCTTACGGCTACAGCGACGAAATTAAAACCCCAGCGCTACTGGACACGTTGAATGCGTTGACACACTGGCATATGGAGCGTTGCGAGCCATACGCCAACATGGTCGAGCGCCTGTTTCCGGCTGGTGCGCATGCGGATACGCTTTCCAGCGTACCTTATCTGCCGGTACGCCTGTTCAAGACGCTGGAGTTGCGCAGCGTGCAAGCGAGTGAAATCATAAAAACTTTGACTTCCAGCGGTACTACTGGGCAGGCCGTTTCGCGTATTTACCTGGATCGTGAAACGTCGATACGACAGACTCGTGTGCTCACTGCCATCATGTCTTCGTTTCTCGGAAAAAAGCGCTGGCCGATGGTAATCGTCGATTCGGCAGATTTGTTGAAGGATCGCCGCCGCTTCAATGCCCGAGTGGCAGGTATCCTGGGTTTTTCGACTTATGGGCGTGATCACTGCTATTGTCTGAATGACGTGCTTGAGCTGGACGTCGGTGCTCTAAATGCCTGGCTGGAACGCTACCCTGATACACCTGTGCTGCTGTTTGGTTTTACCTTTGTGGTGTGGCAGGGGTTGTATCAGAGCGCACTGAGACAAGGCGTACAGATCAAATTTCCGGCTGGGAGCCTGCTGATTCACGGTGGTGGATGGAAGCGCCTCCTCGATCAGCGTGTCACTAACGAGGAGTTCAAGGCCCGGCTGCACCAGCAGTTTGGCATCAAGCATGTTTACAACTACTACGGCATGGTTGAGCAGGTCGGCTCCATCTTTATGGAGTGTGAGCATGGCTATTTGCACAGTCCCAGCTATGCCGAAGTAATCATGCGCGAGCCGCATACATTTCAGCCATTGGCTGCTGGGCAGCCTGGCGTCATCCAGGTGCAGAGCGCCATACCGCTCAGCTATCCTGGTCATTCCTTATTGACCGAGGATGTGGGTATTTTGCACGGCAAGGATGATTGCCTATGTGGTCGTGCCGGTAGTTATTTCACTGTGAGTGGCCGTTTGCCTCAGGTGGAGATGCGTGGATGCAGCGATACAAGAGTGACGGCATGA
- a CDS encoding AMP-binding protein, translating into MEKSQCSAIIESNGRTHSYSALLEQVAQQEQVLDALGTRTMGFLLCDNTLSDLALYLACLRRGHVPLLLAAQMPSEQLDALQAHYRPAWIAVRGEIHACPDAHPAELHPALGLLLSTSGTTGSPRLVRLSRAALQANATSIASYLGLGAQERAITSLPMQYSYGLSVINSHLSVGATLVLNTDSVLSRAFLQRMSEHNVTSLAGVPYMYQMLHRTAFFKQELPALRTLTQAGGRLDEKLTRLVAEYAHASNRRFFVMYGQTEACARISYVPPERLIDKIGSIGVPIPGGALAIDAELGELIYQGANVMLGYAEQRADFARGDDYLGRLPTGDIGRMDEDGFFYITGRLKRFIKISGNRIGLDEVEQALQALLYVPLAVGGTDDRLVVFVEGQHDALLGPVREYLRQQYGIHPTMTRLQLVDQLPLLPSGKKDYNALVHI; encoded by the coding sequence GTGGAAAAGTCGCAATGCAGCGCCATTATTGAGAGCAATGGTCGCACGCACAGCTATTCCGCACTTCTCGAGCAGGTCGCTCAGCAGGAGCAGGTGCTTGATGCACTTGGAACCCGTACCATGGGTTTTCTGCTGTGCGACAACACGCTCTCAGATCTGGCACTGTATCTGGCTTGCTTGCGGCGAGGTCATGTGCCATTGCTGCTGGCGGCGCAGATGCCGTCTGAGCAGTTGGATGCGCTGCAAGCCCATTACCGGCCAGCGTGGATCGCTGTGCGTGGTGAGATCCATGCCTGCCCTGATGCGCACCCTGCTGAACTGCACCCTGCGTTGGGTTTGCTGCTTAGCACCTCCGGCACTACCGGTAGCCCACGGTTGGTGCGTCTGTCGCGCGCTGCACTGCAAGCGAACGCGACGTCCATTGCTAGTTACCTGGGCCTTGGGGCGCAGGAACGTGCTATCACTTCACTGCCGATGCAGTATTCGTATGGCCTTTCTGTAATTAATAGTCACTTATCGGTTGGCGCCACTTTGGTGTTGAATACGGACAGCGTGTTGAGTCGCGCATTTTTGCAGCGCATGAGTGAACACAACGTCACCTCCTTGGCCGGGGTGCCGTACATGTACCAGATGTTGCACCGGACGGCCTTTTTCAAACAGGAGCTTCCTGCACTTCGGACGCTGACACAGGCCGGCGGGCGCTTGGATGAAAAACTCACCCGTCTGGTGGCGGAGTACGCGCATGCCAGCAACCGGCGCTTCTTCGTTATGTACGGGCAGACGGAAGCTTGTGCTCGCATCAGTTATGTGCCGCCAGAGCGCCTGATCGATAAAATTGGCAGTATTGGTGTACCCATCCCCGGGGGGGCGCTTGCGATTGATGCTGAGTTGGGGGAACTGATCTACCAGGGGGCCAATGTCATGCTCGGCTATGCAGAGCAGCGTGCAGACTTTGCGCGCGGCGATGACTACCTGGGGCGTTTGCCTACTGGCGATATTGGTCGAATGGACGAAGACGGATTCTTCTATATCACTGGCCGGCTCAAGCGCTTCATCAAGATTAGTGGTAACCGTATCGGTTTGGACGAAGTCGAGCAGGCCTTGCAGGCGTTGCTGTACGTTCCGCTTGCGGTGGGCGGCACAGATGATCGACTGGTGGTCTTTGTCGAAGGGCAACACGATGCCTTGCTGGGGCCGGTGCGTGAGTATTTGCGCCAGCAGTACGGTATTCACCCCACCATGACCCGCCTCCAATTGGTGGATCAGTTGCCATTATTGCCTTCTGGTAAAAAAGACTATAACGCCCTCGTCCATATCTGA
- a CDS encoding glycosyltransferase family 4 protein: protein MRLILAIDAIFPPLTGIGRYAYELATRLPMQGDFEELRYLGMWSWADISSAGASSSGGGGASAMSQWLGHLRRAMATKMWAVEVYDAISEVWRKRLLQQGRGAVFHSPNYFLPAYDGPSVATVHDLSIHRFPETHPAARRRYFDLAFERSLCRADALITDSEAVRQELIADYAVPPERVRAIHLGVDSAFRPQAADALAPVLSRHGLAPSRYLLSVGTLEPRKRLDQLITAYADLPAPLRGRYPLVLAGSSGWLNDRVQPLIERGRSQGWLRYLGYVPQADLPALYAGAHAFAMMSVYEGFGLPLVEAMACGVPVLTSDCSCMPEVVDGAALLAESGDVAAIRMQLMRLLEDESWRTQAVPSGLRRAGEMTWEHCVRQTLEVYKMVA from the coding sequence TTGAGGCTTATCCTCGCGATTGACGCGATCTTTCCTCCACTCACCGGCATTGGCCGCTATGCGTATGAGTTGGCCACCCGCTTGCCAATGCAGGGGGATTTCGAAGAGTTGCGTTACCTGGGAATGTGGTCATGGGCAGACATCTCGTCGGCGGGAGCATCTTCTTCGGGGGGGGGCGGGGCGTCTGCCATGTCGCAATGGCTCGGGCATCTACGTCGCGCCATGGCCACCAAGATGTGGGCCGTGGAGGTCTATGACGCGATATCGGAGGTATGGCGCAAGCGGTTGTTGCAGCAGGGGCGTGGGGCGGTATTTCATTCGCCCAACTATTTTCTGCCTGCATACGATGGCCCATCGGTCGCAACCGTGCATGATCTGTCGATCCACCGATTTCCGGAAACCCATCCAGCTGCGCGCAGGCGCTATTTTGACTTGGCTTTTGAGCGTTCGCTGTGCCGGGCTGATGCGTTGATTACAGATTCGGAAGCGGTGCGTCAGGAACTGATTGCCGATTATGCGGTGCCGCCAGAGCGGGTGCGGGCGATTCATCTGGGGGTTGATTCGGCGTTCCGGCCGCAGGCTGCGGATGCGCTGGCACCAGTGTTGTCTCGGCATGGCCTGGCGCCATCACGGTATTTGTTGAGTGTGGGCACACTGGAGCCGCGTAAGCGGTTGGATCAACTCATCACAGCCTATGCAGATCTACCTGCGCCGCTGCGCGGGCGCTATCCGCTGGTTCTGGCGGGTTCCAGCGGCTGGCTTAATGATCGAGTGCAACCTCTCATTGAGCGCGGCCGTTCTCAAGGTTGGCTGCGCTATCTTGGTTATGTACCGCAGGCAGATCTGCCTGCGCTCTACGCAGGTGCGCATGCTTTTGCGATGATGTCGGTGTATGAAGGTTTTGGTTTACCTCTGGTTGAGGCTATGGCTTGTGGCGTGCCGGTTCTCACCTCCGATTGTTCATGTATGCCAGAGGTGGTCGATGGGGCTGCACTGCTGGCGGAATCGGGCGACGTGGCAGCGATACGTATGCAGCTGATGCGTCTTTTGGAGGATGAATCATGGCGCACTCAAGCTGTACCCAGCGGATTGAGGCGTGCAGGTGAGATGACCTGGGAACATTGTGTGCGGCAGACGCTTGAAGTGTACAAAATGGTAGCTTGA
- the rffA gene encoding dTDP-4-amino-4,6-dideoxygalactose transaminase, producing the protein MKVPFNKPYMTGKELWYIAQAHTAGHLSGDGQFTRRCSQWLEQRQGCEKALLTHSCTAAIEMAAILANIGPGDEVIMPSYTFVSTANAFVLRGAKPVFVDIRPDTLNIDESLIESAITPRTRAIVPVHYAGIACEMDAIMAIARRNQLIVIEDAAQGIMSTYKGRPLGSIGHMGCLSFHETKNIISGEGGALLVNDSEFVQRAEIIREKGTNRSQFFRGQVDKYTWCDLGSSFLPGELIAAFLWAQMEAADDITQQRMALWQRYHHAFSVFENAGLIRRPILPGHCQHNAHMYYLLLPDLVRRTRFIEKLKTRGIGAVFHYVPLHSAPAGKEYGRVWGEMARTDDLSDRLVRLPLWVGLDEYINNVIAAVGDALEDRT; encoded by the coding sequence ATGAAAGTGCCGTTCAATAAGCCCTATATGACGGGCAAGGAGCTATGGTATATCGCCCAGGCGCATACAGCGGGGCATCTTTCTGGTGATGGTCAGTTCACCCGGCGCTGTTCGCAATGGTTGGAGCAACGGCAAGGCTGTGAAAAAGCGCTGTTAACGCATTCGTGTACTGCAGCTATTGAAATGGCTGCGATTCTCGCAAATATTGGGCCGGGTGATGAAGTCATCATGCCATCGTATACCTTTGTCTCCACCGCCAATGCATTTGTTTTGCGTGGGGCGAAACCTGTATTCGTTGATATCCGGCCGGATACGCTGAATATCGATGAGAGTCTGATAGAGTCGGCTATTACTCCGCGGACACGGGCTATTGTGCCAGTGCATTATGCCGGTATCGCCTGCGAGATGGATGCCATCATGGCGATTGCGCGCCGGAATCAATTGATTGTGATAGAAGATGCCGCGCAGGGAATTATGTCAACCTATAAGGGGAGGCCGCTCGGCTCGATTGGGCATATGGGTTGTCTGAGCTTTCATGAAACCAAGAATATCATTTCAGGGGAAGGTGGGGCTTTGCTGGTGAATGATTCGGAATTCGTGCAGCGTGCGGAAATTATTCGAGAAAAAGGAACAAATCGTAGTCAGTTTTTCCGTGGTCAAGTTGATAAATATACCTGGTGTGACCTAGGGTCAAGTTTCTTGCCAGGAGAGCTGATCGCAGCTTTTCTGTGGGCTCAGATGGAGGCTGCGGACGACATCACCCAGCAGCGCATGGCGCTGTGGCAGCGCTACCACCATGCTTTTTCTGTGTTCGAGAATGCAGGTTTGATTCGGCGTCCGATACTGCCCGGGCATTGCCAGCACAACGCACATATGTACTACTTGCTGTTGCCAGACTTGGTTAGGCGTACACGATTTATTGAGAAATTGAAGACTCGCGGTATCGGGGCTGTGTTTCATTATGTCCCTTTGCACTCTGCGCCTGCTGGAAAAGAGTACGGAAGAGTTTGGGGTGAGATGGCTCGTACTGATGACCTGTCGGATCGTCTCGTGCGTTTACCTTTGTGGGTTGGTCTGGATGAGTATATTAACAACGTAATTGCTGCCGTGGGGGATGCTTTGGAGGATCGAACGTGA
- a CDS encoding GtrA family protein gives MNIKLIMQLIRYGVVGVVSNMLLYLLYLVITASGVEHKLAMTMTYALGVAQTFVFNKRWTFRYGGDSRETFVRYCVAYFLGYAVNFLALWLFVDQLGWSHQAVQVCMVIVVAMLLFTLQKFWVFRGGES, from the coding sequence GTGAATATTAAATTGATAATGCAGTTGATTCGCTATGGTGTAGTGGGTGTCGTATCAAATATGCTTCTATATCTGCTTTATCTTGTAATAACTGCATCGGGGGTAGAGCACAAGCTTGCAATGACGATGACGTATGCACTCGGGGTTGCGCAGACATTTGTTTTTAATAAGCGCTGGACGTTTCGTTATGGTGGCGATAGTCGGGAAACATTTGTACGGTACTGTGTGGCCTATTTTCTGGGCTATGCGGTGAATTTCTTGGCGCTTTGGTTGTTTGTGGACCAGCTCGGTTGGTCACATCAAGCAGTCCAAGTGTGCATGGTTATTGTAGTCGCTATGCTGCTTTTTACACTCCAGAAATTCTGGGTTTTTAGGGGCGGTGAGTCCTGA
- the gmd gene encoding GDP-mannose 4,6-dehydratase, whose protein sequence is MKRAIITGITGQDGAYLAQLLLEKGYVVYGTYRRTSSVNFWRMEELGIQNHPSLHLVEYDLTDLGASIALVQKTQPDEIYNLAAQSFVGVSFEQPSTTAQITGVGALHLLEAIRLVNPRIRFYQASTSEMFGKVQAIPQIESTPFYPRSPYGVAKLYAHWMTVNYRESYGIFGSSGILFNHESPLRGREFVTRKITDSVAKIKLGKLDVLELGNMDAKRDWGFAKEYVEGMWRMLQADAPDTFVLATNRTETVRDFVRMAFKGAGIEVDFKGVGEAETAVDAATSRVVVRVNPKFYRPAEVDLLIGNPAKAKATLGWEPQTTLEQLCQMMVEADLRRNREGASF, encoded by the coding sequence ATGAAGCGAGCAATCATCACCGGCATCACTGGCCAAGACGGCGCTTACCTTGCGCAACTGTTGTTGGAGAAAGGATACGTCGTCTATGGCACCTACCGCCGTACCAGTTCGGTTAATTTTTGGCGCATGGAAGAACTGGGCATACAAAACCACCCCAGCCTGCATCTAGTCGAATATGATCTGACCGATTTGGGCGCTAGCATCGCCTTGGTACAAAAAACGCAGCCCGACGAAATCTACAACCTCGCCGCGCAGAGCTTTGTCGGTGTGAGCTTTGAGCAACCTAGCACCACTGCACAGATCACCGGTGTGGGGGCCCTGCATTTGCTCGAAGCCATCCGTTTGGTGAACCCCAGAATTCGCTTCTACCAGGCCAGCACCTCGGAAATGTTTGGCAAGGTACAGGCTATTCCGCAGATCGAGTCCACGCCGTTCTACCCGCGCAGCCCTTACGGCGTGGCCAAGCTCTACGCACACTGGATGACGGTGAATTACCGCGAGAGTTATGGCATCTTCGGCAGCAGCGGTATTCTGTTCAATCATGAAAGCCCGCTGCGTGGGCGTGAGTTCGTCACGCGCAAGATCACCGACAGTGTGGCCAAAATCAAGCTCGGCAAGCTGGATGTACTGGAACTGGGCAACATGGACGCCAAGCGCGATTGGGGCTTCGCCAAGGAATATGTGGAGGGCATGTGGCGTATGTTGCAGGCCGATGCACCCGACACTTTCGTGTTGGCTACGAATCGTACCGAGACGGTTCGCGACTTTGTACGCATGGCATTCAAGGGCGCTGGTATCGAGGTGGATTTCAAGGGCGTCGGTGAGGCTGAGACCGCGGTGGACGCGGCGACCAGTAGGGTCGTGGTGCGTGTCAATCCCAAGTTCTATCGTCCGGCGGAAGTGGATTTGCTGATTGGCAACCCTGCCAAGGCCAAGGCTACCCTGGGTTGGGAGCCCCAGACCACGCTGGAGCAGTTGTGCCAGATGATGGTCGAGGCCGATCTGCGTCGCAATCGAGAAGGGGCATCGTTTTGA
- a CDS encoding GDP-mannose 4,6-dehydratase, protein MNILLTGADGFTGQHFAVLARHQGHTVVALAADLTRPAEVSAGVLSAVAAMPSAQSWAVVHLAALSFVGHADELAFYGVNVLGTINLLAAVAAQPIPPASVLIASSANIYGNCEHSPIAESQVPAPVNHYGASKLAMEQLARTYARCFPLIFARPFNYTGPGQAPQFLIPKLVNHFACRAPVVELGNLHVEREYNDVDFVCRSYLHLLEHGEPQGVYNICTGITYTLNDVIGRLQHLTGHQIDVRVNPAFVRADEIQRLCGDPARLQEIWRRAADAWPGGGAMDATLARMLAKLRRSVP, encoded by the coding sequence TTGAATATCCTGTTGACTGGCGCCGACGGGTTTACTGGCCAGCACTTTGCGGTGCTGGCGCGGCATCAGGGGCACACTGTGGTAGCGCTTGCCGCAGACCTGACCCGGCCTGCTGAGGTGTCTGCTGGGGTGTTATCTGCGGTTGCAGCGATGCCATCGGCCCAGAGCTGGGCGGTGGTGCATCTGGCGGCATTGAGCTTTGTGGGCCATGCCGATGAATTGGCGTTCTATGGCGTCAATGTGTTGGGTACGATAAATCTGTTGGCGGCTGTTGCGGCTCAACCGATTCCGCCCGCTAGCGTGCTAATCGCCAGTAGTGCGAATATTTATGGTAATTGCGAGCATTCACCCATTGCAGAGTCGCAAGTACCAGCGCCAGTCAATCATTACGGTGCGAGCAAACTGGCGATGGAGCAACTGGCCCGTACTTATGCCCGGTGCTTTCCATTGATTTTTGCTCGCCCGTTTAACTACACCGGGCCAGGACAGGCACCGCAATTCCTGATTCCGAAGCTGGTGAATCATTTCGCGTGCCGCGCGCCGGTAGTGGAACTGGGTAATTTGCATGTTGAGCGAGAGTACAACGATGTAGATTTTGTGTGTCGTTCTTACCTGCATCTGTTGGAGCATGGCGAGCCGCAGGGTGTGTACAACATTTGCACCGGCATTACCTACACGCTCAATGACGTGATAGGGCGACTGCAGCATTTGACGGGGCACCAGATCGACGTGCGTGTTAATCCGGCTTTCGTGCGAGCCGATGAGATTCAGCGACTGTGTGGTGATCCGGCCCGACTGCAGGAGATTTGGCGAAGAGCCGCAGATGCATGGCCCGGTGGAGGCGCAATGGACGCTACGCTGGCACGGATGCTGGCGAAGCTTAGAAGGTCTGTACCTTGA